One window from the genome of Eleginops maclovinus isolate JMC-PN-2008 ecotype Puerto Natales chromosome 15, JC_Emac_rtc_rv5, whole genome shotgun sequence encodes:
- the gpr63 gene encoding probable G-protein coupled receptor 63, with protein MVHSTAAPPPQAGDVTPRLCCLVTGLLKLPERTSMENISMGSRSPPDPITPTAGAPESLQGVSLPLQVFFCLAMAAILLLALLGNVVVCLMVYQRSAMRSAINILLASLAFADMMLAILNMPFALVTVVTTQWIFGDVFCRVSAMLFWLFVMEGVAILLIISIDRFLIIVQKQDKLSPQRAKVLIVVTWGLSFIVSFPLAVGSPPLHVPPRAPQCVFGYSLEPGYHTYVLMLMLVFFFLPFMVMLYTFMGILNTIRHNAIRIHSHPDSICLSQASKLGLLSLQRPFQMNIDMSFKTRAFTTILILFSVFTVCWAPFTAYSLVATFSDGFYHKDSFFQISTWVLWLCYLKSALNPLIYYWRIKKFRDACLDLMPKYFKFLPQLPGNTKRRIQPSAVYVCGEHRAVV; from the coding sequence ATGGTTCACTCCACTGCTGCTCCCCCTCCACAGGCCGGGGACGTTACCCCCCGTCTCTGCTGCCTTGTTACGGGGCTGCTGAAGCTACCAGAGAGGACGTCAATGGAGAACATCTCCATGGGCTCCCGCTCACCCCCCGACCCGATCACACCCACAGCGGGGGCCCCGGAGAGCCTGCAGGGCGTGAGCCTCCCTCTGCAGGTGTTCTTCTGCTTGGCCATGGCGGCCATcctgctgctggctctgctggGGAACGTGGTGGTGTGCCTGATGGTTTACCAGAGGTCGGCCATGCGCTCGGCCATCAACATCCTGCTGGCCAGCCTGGCGTTCGCCGACATGATGCTGGCCATCCTCAACATGCCCTTCGCTCTGGTTACCGTGGTGACCACTCAGTGGATTTTCGGGGACGTTTTCTGCCGCGTGTCCGCCATGCTCTTCTGGCTCTTTGTGATGGAGGGCGTGGCCATACTGCTTATAATAAGCATAGACAGGTTTCTGATTATTGTCCAGAAGCAAGACAAGCTGAGCCCCCAGAGAGCCAAGGTGCTCATCGTGGTCACATGGGGGCTCTCCTTCATCGTCTCCTTCCCCCTGGCTGTTGGTTCCCCTCCACTCCACGTCCCCCCCAGGgcccctcagtgtgtgtttggctaTAGCCTGGAGCCTGGGTACCACACCTACgtgctgatgctgatgctggtcttcttcttcctgcctttCATGGTCATGCTGTACACATTTATGGGGATCCTGAACACCATCCGCCACAACGCCATCCGCATCCACAGCCACCCGGACAGCATCTGCCTGAGCCAGGCCAGCAAACTGGGCCTGCTGAGCCTGCAGAGGCCCTTCCAGATGAACATCGACATGAGCTTCAAGACCCGTGCCTTCACcaccatcctcatcctcttctcTGTGTTCACGGTGTGCTGGGCCCCCTTCACCGCCTACAGTCTGGTAGCTACCTTCAGCGATGGCTTCTACCACAAAGACAGTTTCTTTCAAATTAGCACGTGGGTCCTGTGGTTGTGCTACCTCAAGTCGGCCCTCAACCCTCTAATTTACTACTGGCGGATCAAGAAGTTCCGTGACGCCTGCCTGGACCTGATGCCCAAGTACTTCAAGTTTCTTCCTCAGCTGCCAGGCAACACCAAGAGGCGCATCCAGCCCAGCGCCGTGTACGTGTGCGGAGAGCACCGCGCTGTGGTCTGA
- the ndufaf4 gene encoding NADH dehydrogenase [ubiquinone] 1 alpha subcomplex assembly factor 4, giving the protein MGSRVARMFRNFNLENRVHREISKEKPRAAPRHEADLARSSGGSVAAETAESLSQKNAPLLGLLRSVYVESKDPAAAEASEEVSVGTEGERRPLWYSVPGDQYGLVELSDVPKGKLTIAETLKALGSHQRQPQTWTPGKIAQEYSLDLKDTKALLEFFIPFQVHIIPPKTESAKQIKAS; this is encoded by the exons ATGGGGTCACGGGTTGCGCGTATGTTCAGAAATTTCAACCTGGAGAACCGGGTTCACCGAGAAATCTCCAAGGAGAAGCCGCGAGCCGCACCCCGCCACGAGGCCGACCTCGCGCGCTCCTCCGGCGGTTCCGTAG cCGCGGAGACAGCGGAGTCGCTAAGCCAGAAGAACGCCCCTCTGCTGGGCCTCCTGCGTTCCGTGTATGTGGAGTCCAAGGACCCGGCAGCAGCAGAG GCATCAGAGGAGGTGAGCGTGGGAACAGAAGGGGAGCGGCGGCCGCTCTGGTATAGTGTGCCGGGGGACCAGTATGGCCTGGTGGAGCTCTCAGACGTTCCTAAAGGCAAGCTGACCATCGCTGAGACTCTGAAAGCCCTGGGCAGCCACCAGCGGCAGCCTCAGACATGGACACCGGGAAAGATCGCTCAGGAATATTCTCTGGACTTGAAGGACACAAAAGCTCTCCTGGAGTTCTTCATCCCCTTCCAGGTTCACATCATACCACCCAAGACTGAGAGTGCCAAGCAGATAAAGGCTTCCTAA